The window CGAGGTTGGgttacaagcaacagaaactgcctAATGTTAAGGTAAAGAGGGAACTATTTTGGAATGTACTCTGGCTGCCTCACAACATGTTTTGAGAAGGACGGAAACCAGGACAGGCCTGGGGTTCAGTGGTGGGACACTGTCGACCTTCCCCAAACTTCTCCAGGCAGGACACAAACTCCCGGGGAAGGGTGTCCTCTTGGCTGAGCTGGGGTCACGAGCCCTCCCCTGAGGCTGGAGGCAGTGGGGTTCTTTGGTTGATGGCCCACCAGAATCTCACAGGAGGGCCAGTTCCCCTCAGAGGTGGATGCTGGGCAGATAGAAAAAAGATTACCAAAAATAGTCACTCTTTATTAAAGAGCATTAGAGACCTGTGATTACTGGAACCCTCTTTCCCTGACCCTGCCAACTACCCACCCTTCCACCACTCGTGAACACAGGCTGAAAGGGGCAATGGTGACAAGGTGTGAGGTtagggagcagggcagggagtcacattttagaaaaaaatagatgaaactCTGAAATAGAGTACTGGTTTCCCCAAGGAGATTATCCATGAAAAATCATGTTACTTGGAACACATAAAAACGGCGaacacaccaaaagcaaaggcaacaaaagcaaaaacaaacaagtgggactacgtcaaactagaaagcttcagcacagtaaaggaaaccaccaacagaTGCACAggcaacctaccaactgggagaagatatttgcaaatcacatatctgataagcggttaatttccaaaatatataaagaactcatacaactcaatagcaaaaaaacaaacaatctaattaaaaaatgggcagagggccggccctgtggccgagtggttaagttcacacgctccccttcggtggcccagggttcggatcctgggcgcagacatgccaCCACTcactaggccatgttgaggtggcgtcccacatgccataactagaaggacccacaactaaaatatacaactatgtactggggggatttggggagaaaaaagcgggggaaaaaaaaaagattggcaccagttgttaactcaggtgacaatcttaaaaaaaaaaaaatgggcagagaatctgaacagacatttttccaaagaagacaaccagatggccaataggcacgtgaaaaggtgctcagcatcactaatcatcagggaaatgcaaatcaaaaccacagcaaGATACCACCTCAAACCTGTTAGCATAGctgttaccaaaaagacaagcaataataagtgttggcaaagatgcgGAGGGaggggaacccttgtgcactgttggtgggaatgtaaattggtgcagtcaccatgggaaacagtatggagcttcctcaaaaaactacaaatagaaccaccgtatgatccagctgttccacctctgggtatttacctgaagaaaaagaaaacactaacttgaaaaggtatgtgcaccccatgttcactgcagcattattcacaataatcaagaTTCAAAAGAAACAACTTGTGTTCATCTATGGATgcgtggataaagaagatgtggtgtgtatatatatatacacaatggaacatgagccataaaaaagaaggaaatttgcctcttgtgacaacatggacggactttgagggcattacgctaagggaaataagtcagacagagaaagataaatactgtacaATCTCACATATatctggaatctaaaaaaatgaaaaaaacaaacacactgaactcataggtacagagaatagattggcggttgccagaggctgggggtgttGGACAAAGtcatgaaggtggtcaaaggtagAAACTTCAGTAATAATACCATATTGcaaatttgaaagttgctaagagtaaatcttaaaagttctcatcacaagaaaagaaaattttgcaaCTATGAGTCATGATGGATGTTAAGTAGACTTCTTGTAGTaatcatttagcaatatatacaaatattgaatcattatgttgtacacctggaaCTAATGTTATATGTCTGTTATATCTCcagaaaaaaagatgatggaCACAGTCCTAAGGTAGAATTGCACTATCCCAGCAGTTCTTGGATATAATATAGAAGCGGATTGTTTCCCAGATAAGTATTTAAATGGTGCTTTCCTTGCTAATGGTTTTATGGTTTGACTGTAAGTCCATGACATCTGAAGACTTTGCACATTCCACTGACTCTTTATGGGTTCTTCTGGTTGGAATTCAGGTAGGTAAGTAAACACCTGTTCTACAGGCTTCTGGGTCCCCCCAAAGCTCTGCACTACAGTTGGCGGCAGCGGGAAGGAATAGGACCGAGCGAACTTAGGGAGAAcagaagaaagtttgaaaacttgAAGGCAGGTCTGGAACAAACGTTAAGTGGTAAAGGGAGATCCAGCATCTGTCCAGATGTCTGACTCTGCCTCTGCTGTGGTGGTAGGTGGATCAGAGGACAAGAAACCAAGGTGCTGGGGAGAAATGGATTCACCGCCGGGCTCCACACATCTTTCGAAAACATCCCAGGAGAACGGAGGCACACGTGCACCAAATATAAGACGATGAAATAAAATGCGGAGGTGGCTATGTTCAAACTGCAAGCATCTTGGCAATTGGAAAAAGCACAGTTTGAAAGTGAAGTTAAGAGCTTTAGCAGAAACTTACGAAATAATGGAGttggatggaaaaaaataccatGAAACTTCTTAGGAAATGACTGTAGGAGGGAATCGACTGCACGAGGTAAAACGTCAGCCCCGTGGTTGAAGAGCCGGATGCACCACGAGACACATTCTTATTTCATTCTTCCTAAAGAATAATTGGCAGACCAAATcgtgttttttaaacaaatccaGATAATTttccctgaggaaaaaaaaaaacaaaccttaagATAATTGGTTGAAAACTCACTCTGCTGGGGAAAAGCAAAAAGGCAGCAGCAACAGCTTTATGAAAAGAAATGCTCACCATGGACCAACGGTTCACTGAGGCAGACTTCTGACCCTCAGCTAAGGATCCCCATGCCCGGACCTTCCAAAGTCCGCACTTGGCGGCAGCCCGAGAAGACCAGATCCTCTGCATCAGCAGACGGCCGAGTTTACCGCAGAGCCTTCTGCAATCCCCCGGGTCCAGGGGGGCCAGTAGGAGCCCCTCTTACAGATTCAGAAGGTGATGCTTGCAGAGAGAATAAGTGACCCCAAGGCCACGTGGCTGGTGGCAGCCCTCCCACCCACCACCACACCCTGCCCTCTTTACAGTTTCTGTTAGAATATTCGCCCTCTGGGGGCAACCTTGAGTTGCCTCCAGATCCAGGGAGTACTCTGGAGCCTTGTAAATATGGATGGGCCCAATGTCACGTTCCTGCTGCAGTGTTAGCAAACACTTTTAGGAGCAACTCAAACAAGCCTGTGTGCAGCGGCTGGCTAGGGCTGCAGGCCCTCTGGCCTCCACGCTCTGGATAATGAACACTCTGCTTGGGGCTCTGGGTGTGGCGGGCAGTGGGGCAGGTGCCCTGATGAGCAGGCCTGGCCCCACTAAGGGGGCAGCCAACATACTTCTACATCAGGACTTTGACTGGATGGCAAGGGTCCCCACACCCTCCCGATGGCTTTAAGAGACCACCCAGAGAAATCGCCCCTCTCTCAGGTCGGCCTGCCCCAAAGTGCTCCCTAAGTGACCCCCGGGGACCCACCCAGCTCTGTCCTGCGACCTTTGGTCTCTGGATCCCTGGGATGCTATTGAGCCAGCAGAGATGGCTGTGATAAGAGCAACAATGCTTCGGGCTGGGCTCTTCCATCCCAGGGGAAGGCCTTATCTGAGATGAAGGATTAGAGCTGCCTCTGGAGCCAGCCTttgtgtttgggggtggggggagggtctGTCCCAGCCCCTGTGTGGGCAACTGAAGCCCCTCTGCTTCCTCTTGGAGAAGGCCAGAGCTCTATGGCCTCGACGTACTTCATTctctctggggcctcagtttccccatcagggaCGTTAGAGTGTGGAACTGATGACCATTTGCTCCCCCTTCCCACCCCGCAGTTGAATGAACGTGAGCCTGGCCTGCTGTGCATCAGCGCCCCCAGACCCCAGGGGCGCATGGCCCCAGCCACACGCACAGATGGGCAGGACCTGTGGGAGGCCTCACTGCCCGTCCCAATTTCCCAAACTCTCCTGTGGTTCCAGGTGGTGCCGAAACCCAGTCACTGCCAAAGGTGAGTGCGAAAGACTCGCTCACGGTCCTGCCTGCCTGGTCAGCGCTAGGTGGAAGGCAGATGGAGGACTCTGGGAGGAAATTCCACAGTGGGAGGAAAACATCTGGGGACTTACCTGTGTGGCGTGACTGTTGGTGCTGGCTGACTGGAGCTGTAAATAGAGCCTATTAAGGTAATAAAGGAGTTAGTTCCAAAGTTTATCTCCTCTGGTCCCAGTCCTTAGGGAGATTTCTCCTTCCATGATGCAGCTGATTTGGGGGAATGTGGCTAAGGAATACGACTAGacacaaatgaacaaaatgaaaaacatttttggagAGAAACTGGCTTGCCCGACCCTCCCCTTTTTGTGCGATATATCCAAGCTTCATcgctaaaaataagaaaaggtgtTTAATAATTACCTTTCTTGACCTCTGTACCTTCTGGCTTCCTCTGCTCCTGGGCACAAGACATGGCCATTCCCAGGGCACGACCAGGCAGACGCAGACGGTCAGCCAGCCGGCAGCTCCCTGCCTCTGCAGTGTCGGGCAGAAGGTAAGGATGAGGGGAAGGTCGCCGCTCACCTGGCCGGGGCCTGGAGGGGGACTTTGTTTAGAGAAAGTGGACAGGAAATGACCATCCACTAGTTCAGACTGGAGCTTATTTTCCTCAGCAGCTCTTTTCATTCCTTGCATCACTCAAAGGGAAAACATGTATACTGTGGGGCTCTTACGCACAAGGTGCCTTAATCTTGGGAagtaattacaagaaaaacattCCTTCCTCTGTGGACTGTGGAGGCAGAATGACTTCCAAGCATGTCTTTGCTGAGGATTGGGAGACAGCACAGGCGGTGAGCCTGGAGCCTGGGATCTGACGGGGAGGTCTGGAACCGAGCGCAGAGGCTCCTTGTCCGTCAGAGGCCTGAACAGCAGTCACGATGAACTGTCGTTCCTGGGGTCGAGCAGGTTATCCCTAAGGGATTGACAAGGGCAGTTCCTGCAACAGTAGCTAATAATCTGCTCTGGGCGTCGGCTCCACGTCACAGATGCGTTAACGGGAAGAGCCCGCGCTGAGCTCCAGTCGCGTCTTGTCTGCCAGAGCGTTTGCGGAACCAAGGCCCGTGGCCTCCTAGAACCGGCAGGAGCAGAAAATGGAGGAGCCCAGcctgagaaaaaggagagaggacgAGAAGTCGATCCAGAGTAACGAACCCAAGACCACAAGTCTCCAGAAGGAGGTAAGGCGCCCGGCAGGCCCGCCCCGTCAAGCAGGGCTGTGTTCATGTTAATCAGCAGCGGTGGGAGAGGACCCGGCAGTCTGATTTGTCAGTCCGTTTCTACATGAAAGATTCCTTGGCCTTACCTCCTTCCCTCTCGCCAGTGAACTCCACATTTTCTCGTGAAGTTAATACATATGTGCTTCTGTGTGCCGGGCAGGCGTCCGGAGGGCCAGTGGCAGCTCAGGCCTCTTCAGGGATGGTCAGAGAGGACCTTCTGATGGTTGAGTCCCCTCTGTACCGTCTTCACGAAGTATCTGTTCCTCTTCTGTTCGAATACCCCCAGTGATGGGATGCTCCCACTGCGTCTCAGCGAGTCTAGCTGGGTGGTGAGTCTCACATGCGTGTGACATAGGGGACCCCTCTGAGCTGGAATGCGTAAGGGCTGCACTTGGGGGTGCCGTGGCCTAGAGGGGCCAGAGTGTGTGGAAGACAGGCTGGCTCTGCCGGGAGGGGGAGCTTTGCGGGGCGGGGCAGTGGAGGCAGAAAGGTGCTCGAGGCTCCACATTGTGCAGTGCCAGGCCCAGGTGGACCACAGCAGCGGGTGGGCATGGAGGGGTGGGCTTCGGGCTCCTAAGATGAGCAAGGGCCCCAGCACGAGCAGGAGGGCAGGACAGTGGGTGGAGCGCCAGGCAGAGCCTCCGGGAGCTCCGGGCCTGGCggcagaggaggtggaggagggattTGGGGGGTGACGAGGGGGATGGCGTGGCTTtgataaggattattttgggctggttacttttaaaaactgcagacgagaaggaggctctgaggagtagaatttgcttgccctttgatgaaagacagttgcatttgtgaaggaagtccccatctgtgggggtgtctccctctctgcaccaggaggaaggggggatgaccttatctctagaaactcttactggggaaggcaaggacttaaggctgcataataatcttgctcttgtttactgtctggtaacctcatgtaactgatccccccaccaccaacatcctcctttgtctttagctgaagataatatttaaggtggtggcttctgccatttacttaatccggtttgattcttatctaaaagttataagaccacccaataaccagaccccactggcactgataccattttaacaactctttttacatattctttcctttgccttgtaaagagataactcacatacctatgccttaaatttaaccctaccctcaacccatgttggcagcagatcctcctgcccgtgggtcctgtccccacacagcagctctgactgcccatgggtcctgtccccatgctactccacactattctctaaataaaagtgcactactgccagaccttgagaatccaagaaatctttctttcgactcttcggctTGCCAAGCCCAAATCAGCTTGACTGTGGGTTGGCCTGGGATCTCCGGTCCCCAGGAGTCAGCTCATGGGCAGCAACACCCTCCCTTCCAGCCGTGAAAGGGGCACAGCTGAGCTAGCCCTGCTCAGGCAGCTTCGGGTGAATGCAGATGTCGGCAGGAGGAGGATTCTGGAGGCTCCTAGGTGGGTGAGCCAGCCGGGGCCACAGCGGAGGAAAGCTGAGACCGCCCAGGGGCCCACTCTCTTTAAGGCTGGTGGACGCTGACACTGCTCCCAGGACCCCGCCCCCAGGCGTGTGTCCCTTCGAGCCTGCAGCTGGGGTCTTCCTTGttccctgggctccagccctgACCGCAGCCTCTGCCCAGACAGGCGAGTGCTGGCCTGTTCACCTCGGGCTCCAGAAATCAGGCCCGTGGCTTCCGAGGGCTGACGTTACAAGTAGGGGCCTGAATCaggcattttcttccttttaaaaagttttttcccccttgattCATGTCTAACTTACATGCGGTGAAATGTACAGATCTTTAGTGctcagtttgatgagttttgacaaagtgATCACCCGGAAGCTTCCCTCTTGCCCTTTTCCAGATGGGCCCCTCAACCCTGGGTCTCTCTCCCTGTGGATTGGTTTTGCCAGTTCTTGAACTTCATGGGAACGGAACCACACGGTGGTGTCTGAGCCGGTCTCATTGGCGGGCAGATCACACCTTACAAAGGGCTTGCGGGCAAGTTCACAGCCCCCAAGTGTTCCTGTCCCTGGGGGCCTCTGGTGTCCACCACTCCCCACTTGCAGCCCCTGACGCCCCTGGCTGGGCCCCCAACCCTGTCTTCACTCTTAGCTTTGGGGAGGAGCCCCCTTCTGCTCTGCCCAGCCAGGAGGCAAGTCCTGAGGGCCTTTCCTGTTGGGCACCTTTGCTAAATCAGCTCCATCCCTGGGCTCCTCTGTTAAGGATGTAAAGGTAGTGGCTGGTGCATCGGACCTGAGCCAGGTCTACCGCACTGGCTGTGTAACCCTGGGCAGGAAGGTAACCTTTCTGCGCCTCCATTGtctcctctgaaaaatgggcaTGATAATGGTTTACCCAACTCATGAGGCTGTTGCAAGGATGACTTGACTTACTATAAGCAAAGCCCAGGGAAAAGGGCCCCGATGTCACCCCTGCAACAGCACGGGGTGAAAGCCCCTGGGACCCAGGCCTGTTTGGGGCTGTGCCGGCCACACCGGAGGGACAGGGCTGGTCAGACCGCCTGAGCTGGGGCCAGGTGGCAGCACTGACTCTCCGCTGCCTTCCTTCCCGTCCCAGGTGGGCCTGCTCAGCGGCATCTGCATCATCGTGGGCACCATCATCGGCTCTGGGATCTTCATTTCCCCCAAGTCTGTGCTCAGGAACACGGAAGCCGTGGGGCCCTGTCTCATCATATGGGCGGCTTGTGGGATTCTTGCAACACTGGGTAACAAAGATGCCACTCCCCAATGAACGCTCCTTTTTGAATGTGGGGACAGGCAATGCGAGCACTGTGCGTGTCCTGGCCTTGCTGCTGCTGGGGTCCCTTTCAATGCTGGTGTGCAAACAGGTGTAAATGGCTGCACTGACATGGCCACGTGTCCAATGGCCAGGACTCAGGGCAGTCCAATGAGAGGGCACAGTGGGGGGGCCCTGTGAGCACGGCCCCCGAGGGGAGGAGGGCTCCCTCTGACCAGGGCCACACCTCCCCAGGGGCCCAGGGAACGTCCTCCTCTCCGTGTTCCAGGTGCCCTGTGCTTTGCGGAGCTTGGTACGATGATCACAAAGTCCGGGGGCGAGTACCCTTACCTGATGGAGGCCTTTGGGCCCATTCCCGCCTATCTCTTCTCCTGGACCAGCCTGTTCGTCATAAAGCCCTCGTCCTTTGCCATCATCTGTCTCAGCTTTTCTGAGTATGTTGCTGCGCCCTTCTACTCGGGCTGCGAGCCTCCTCAGGTTGTCGTGAAATTCCTGGCTGCCGCCGTCATCCGTGAGTACCCAAGTCTGACACCCCGGGCAGGGGTCAGAAAAAAGTCCTGGCACAGATGATGTGGGGGACTCTGGCCTCGGCTCCTCCACGTCCAGAAAGAGGCCGAGTGGGCCTGGAGGCACTGGCGAGAAGCAGGGCAGGGTCTGGCTTTGGCCCAAAGCCTGTCACCCTTTGGTGTCCCTGCTCTGCGGGCCGTTGGAGCTGTCAGGGAGGGGTGGCCGCAGGCTGTCCTGCAGGGTGGCGCTTGGCTGGGGCCTGGCTGCTTCTCCATTGCCCTCGGAGGGTGGCAGCCCCAGCTGGATTTCAAGGTCCTCATCAGGTGTATTTGATGAATGTGGTGCcggagagaggaggctggggtgggccTGGCAATAGAAAGGAGACTCTTTCCAGGGCCTTAAGAAAGGAGGGAGCTGTTGAGCCCATCGACACAGAATgttgccctccccaccccccgactCTTCCCAGTGCTTATCACCACGGTGAACTCGCTGAGCGTGCGGCTGGGCAGCTACGTCCAGAACGTGTTCACAGCGGCCAAGCTGGTGATCGtggccatcatcatcatcagtggACTTGTCCTCCTGGCCCAAGGtgacctggggctggaggggagggtgggccACACACGGCACAGacctcctcttcctctggtgGGCTTGCTCCTAAGCATATCTCAAAGGCAGGAATTCAACAGGAAGTCTTTAGTTTCCCAACTTTTCAGAGTTTGTTTGGTAACCTGAGGTCGTAAGTCATCCCTGTCTTTCACACGGGGATGATGCAAAGTCCCACTCTGCTCAGCTGACACCCGCTATGCACTGTCTCGCTTAATTACAGGGAATACaaggaattttgaaaattcttttgaGGGCACAAGACTGTCCGTGGGAGCCATCAGTCTGGCATTTTACAATGGCCTCTGGGCATATGACGGATGGTAAGGCACTCCTCACACGTCACAAGTCTGGTCGTGGGGTCCTCTAGACTACCATAACGGAAACCCCATGGAAAGCCACAGCTTCTCCTTGCTGGGGTTTGGCAGGACCCTAAGATTCACTGTCACGTCTCCCTTTTGTTAAgcaccccacccctcacccttcTGTTCTCCTCGGACCCCAGAGACACTGAGACCCCTGTGCCTTTCCCAGCCCCTCACGTGGCACCAGCCTTGACAAAGTGGTCCGTGAGCAGGCAGGGCACAGCCCTGTGCCAGCGGCTTCACCAGACACATACAGGCTCTGCTGAGTTGGAAGTAGTAAGGGCTGCCCAGGCACCTGACAAggcaagaatattcatagcactTCTGTTTCAACCTTGGAAACATTGGGTTCAGTCAAGGAAATTCTGTTACATCCGTTAAGGAAGAAGTGTGGCCACCCGTGACGCTGGGCTTTCCCACATGCAAAGCATCCGCAGGTTGCATTCTCTTTTCAGATCAAGAATCTTCCGTTTTCTTCAAAGCACCTTGGGATCTCATTACTCCTGATAATTGTTGACAATTCACGTGATTCCCTTGAAGAGCAAAGACTCACCCGACAGATGTGCAGACCTTGGTAGCGCCGCCATCCCCAGGGCTTTCTCCAAAAGGAATTACCCTGGAATTCCTGCAGGAGAATTTTCTCTACGGCGGAGAATCTTAAATGGCACCAAcaattattgttttgtgtttcaCAATCTTAGCAAAGAAAGTCAAAGTTTTGTAACTCGTGTTACTTTTCTTTGTCTAGGAATCAGCTCAATTATATCACAGAAGAACTTAGAAACCCTTTCAGGTGAGAAAGCTGAGTGAGGCCAGGAGACGATGGGCAGGCAAGCGTTTATCTCTCCTCCTAAGCTACAGCGGAACTGCTTCCTCCTGTTAGCCCACGAGCCCTTCCAGACAGCGCAGGGTTTCTTCTAAGCTCACTCACGTTCTTTAGAGTTTCTTTTGGGTAGTGGAGGGGTTGCTGAGAGCAGGGGAGAACTCTAACTGcattctggcttattttgctttataaacaATTCAGTTTTACTGCCCTGAAGTCCTAGAGAGGGAGAgtctttctcatttgaaaatgtcACATGGCCCTGCTGGGGCTCTGCTGTTCCACAAGCCCCCTGCATCTGGGTGGGCCTCAGGAAGGGCAGCTGTGACCCCAGCCCACCACAAGGAGCAGGTGAGGGCTggccagggcaggtggggagaCAGGACTGGACAAAACAACAATTTCATGGGTCTCTCATGGATGCTCTGGTCTGACCCTGGGCCCCCgggtccctgcccctcccagaaaCCTGCCCCTGGCCATCATCATCGGGATCCCGCTGGTCACAGGGTGCTACATCCTCATGAACGTTTCCTACTTCACTGTGATGACCGCGACCGAGCTCCTGCAGTCCCAGGCCGTGGCCGTGGTGAGTGGCCAGGGTCTCTGCGGGAGGGTGCTGTGGCCCGTAGGAAGGGGACAGGCAGGGTGTAAATGCTCAAGCTGAGGCACCCtcacaggggaggagggaggaatcaTCTAGAGATGGGGAGTGAGGGGGTTAAGGCAGCACCAAAGATCTAGGTTTAAAGATCTGAGGTTAACCGCCAGCGGGGGGACGGTTCTGCCTTCCCAGCACGCCCATGGCCCCACACAGGCGCAGAATGCAGCTAGAGCAGCGCCGGACCTAACCAGGGCTGGGTTGTGACAGACAAGTATGAGGGAGAGAAAGTGCAAGGCAGCAAGTGAAGGAGGGAGTGATGACAATGGACTGCGGAGTGTAGGCGGGGTAGGGAGGCAGTGAGGACGAGAGGGATGGCTGTGGGGATTGTGGAGAAGCCAGGTGGGGTCCAGCTGCTGGAGGCCTCGTGGAGTGGGGGTAGGACAGGAAATGGACTAGGAACAGACCATAAGGTGACAAGGACGGAGCACAAGGAGAGACGCAGCCTCGGTCAGGATGAGGTCACTGACCGTGAGAAGAGGCGCTGAGGTGGCAGGGAGAACAAGGTCATTCTGCTTGAGGAGGTCAGGAAGTGACACTGAAATGAGGAAGAATCATGACGGAGAGGGGGCGGAGAGGTTTCTGTGCCCATCACAGGATGCCAAGATGCTCTGCAAAGGAGGAAAGAGGCCCCCTTGTTCTCCTCCTGGGTGGTCCTCGACTTTCCTCCCCAGGAGGGGGCAGAGGCTGTGCCCACCTTGGGAGTGGGGCCGGGCCCTCTACGGGGCACAGCAGCCTTCCTGGGACGCAGGGCTCTCGGCGGCCATGCAAGCCCCTCGGGACTCCTCTCCCGTCTCTCGCCAGACGTTTGGTGACCGCGTTCTCTATCCAGCCTCCTGGGTTGTCCCGCTCTTCGTGGCCTTTTCAACCATCGGCGCTGCCAACGGGACCTGCTTCACGGCAGGCAGGTAGGGGATCCTCGCACCTGCGTGGGGCAGAGGGCGCAGAGGCCATCTCACACTTGAGGCAGACAACCTTGGGGCAGAAATCTTCAGGACTCTGCCTCATGGCACCAGCAGGAAGCCTGGAgtccagagaagggagggaaaagcGTGGACCAGCTGGCACTGGACACGGCTGGCCCCACTGAGGCGAGGCCCTGGGTCCCCGTCGGGGGACAGTGCTGCCAGCTCCAGCACAAGGCAGAGCTGGGTGACACAGCGTGAGAGGCGTTGGTTCACGCCTAGTACTTTTCACCTGGAGCTTTTTCTCACCTAACAATATTGCTTGAACATGTTCTCATGTTAATATACACAATCTACGTCAGGAACTGG of the Equus quagga isolate Etosha38 chromosome 13, UCLA_HA_Equagga_1.0, whole genome shotgun sequence genome contains:
- the SLC7A9 gene encoding B(0,+)-type amino acid transporter 1 — encoded protein: MEEPSLRKRREDEKSIQSNEPKTTSLQKEVGLLSGICIIVGTIIGSGIFISPKSVLRNTEAVGPCLIIWAACGILATLGALCFAELGTMITKSGGEYPYLMEAFGPIPAYLFSWTSLFVIKPSSFAIICLSFSEYVAAPFYSGCEPPQVVVKFLAAAVILLITTVNSLSVRLGSYVQNVFTAAKLVIVAIIIISGLVLLAQGNTRNFENSFEGTRLSVGAISLAFYNGLWAYDGWNQLNYITEELRNPFRNLPLAIIIGIPLVTGCYILMNVSYFTVMTATELLQSQAVAVTFGDRVLYPASWVVPLFVAFSTIGAANGTCFTAGRLVYVAGREGHMMKVLSYISVRRLTPAPAIIFYGIIATIYIIPGDINSLVNYFSFAAWLFYGLTILALIVMRFTRKELERPIKVPIIIPVFVTLVSVFLVLAPIISQPAWEYLYCVLFMLSGLIFYFLFVYFKFGWAQKISKPVTMHLQMLMEVVPAEEAPE